From the Amycolatopsis thermoflava N1165 genome, one window contains:
- a CDS encoding amidohydrolase family protein codes for MPVNDAHRHLGVLPAYPFYGGPAVHPDLGARATIDELIADLDAEGTERALVIPNYGVPDPEIAFSFNELCVEAAQRDDRIRAGLWVSPLDRDADRTAKALSLAAEPGVRALKLSFLLGGRPTDPACRPGLDRIFATAREHDLVVHVHTSPGAASDIDEVGTLVEHYGDDVKVHLVHFGGGMSGHIKLVGSRFFDWIAAGKQVYTDLSWAIGFAPRWLAAEVDRRGIGGDRILFASDEPWGDQAGEYARLATAAGDGELADLVFRGTFDKLYG; via the coding sequence ATGCCCGTCAACGACGCGCACCGCCACCTCGGCGTGCTGCCCGCCTACCCGTTCTACGGTGGACCCGCCGTGCACCCGGACCTGGGCGCCCGCGCCACCATCGACGAGCTGATCGCCGACCTCGACGCCGAAGGCACCGAGCGCGCCCTGGTCATCCCCAACTACGGGGTGCCCGACCCGGAAATCGCCTTTTCCTTCAACGAACTCTGCGTCGAAGCGGCCCAGCGGGACGACCGGATCCGCGCCGGGCTGTGGGTGTCCCCGCTGGACCGCGACGCCGACCGCACGGCGAAGGCCCTGAGCCTGGCCGCCGAGCCGGGTGTCCGGGCGCTGAAGCTGAGCTTCCTGCTCGGCGGCCGCCCCACCGACCCGGCCTGCCGCCCCGGCCTGGACCGGATCTTCGCCACCGCCCGCGAGCACGACCTGGTCGTCCACGTGCACACCTCGCCCGGCGCGGCCTCCGACATCGACGAGGTCGGCACGCTGGTCGAGCACTACGGCGACGACGTCAAGGTGCACCTGGTGCACTTCGGCGGCGGCATGAGCGGCCACATCAAGCTCGTGGGCAGCCGGTTCTTCGACTGGATCGCGGCGGGCAAGCAGGTCTACACCGACCTGTCCTGGGCGATCGGCTTCGCGCCGCGCTGGCTGGCCGCCGAGGTCGACCGCCGCGGCATCGGCGGCGACCGGATCCTCTTCGCCAGCGACGAGCCGTGGGGCGACCAGGCCGGCGAGTACGCCCGGTTGGCCACCGCGGCCGGTGACGGCGAACTCGCGGACCTGGTGTTCCGCGGCACCTTCGACAAGCTCTACGGGTGA
- a CDS encoding MarR family winged helix-turn-helix transcriptional regulator, translating into MTQTNAVTTETDAALAVLRSMVGIADATVERGTAGLTLTQFRALRVVAERTPVTMRRVAVELGLNPSSVTRACDRLEAAKLLQRAANPLNRREILLAPTARGRRLVDRVDHDRRSVLADVLDRMEPRAREQLARVFGAFADAAEAALHPGADTAR; encoded by the coding sequence GTGACGCAAACGAACGCGGTGACGACGGAGACGGACGCCGCCCTCGCCGTGCTGCGGTCGATGGTCGGCATCGCCGACGCGACGGTCGAGCGGGGGACCGCGGGGCTGACCTTGACGCAGTTCCGGGCACTGCGCGTGGTCGCCGAGCGCACCCCGGTCACGATGCGGCGGGTGGCCGTCGAGCTGGGCCTGAACCCGTCGTCGGTGACCCGCGCCTGTGACCGCCTGGAGGCGGCCAAGCTGCTGCAACGCGCCGCGAACCCGTTGAACAGGCGGGAGATCCTGCTCGCGCCGACGGCACGTGGACGCAGGCTGGTCGACCGCGTCGACCACGACCGCAGGTCCGTCCTGGCCGACGTGCTCGACCGGATGGAACCCCGGGCGCGGGAGCAGCTGGCGCGCGTGTTCGGCGCGTTCGCCGACGCCGCCGAGGCCGCCCTCCACCCCGGCGCCGACACCGCCCGATGA
- a CDS encoding molybdopterin oxidoreductase family protein has translation MRRDAIADPWGARTPYGPGQSWPVRVDSQLADGLTEDDVDRWVPTAAVLHSNGDGLELAVKDGRLVGVRGRAEDRVNRGRVDPKDLYGWQANASPDRLTTPLVRRDGRLVEASWDEAMGLVADRSRALLDERGPSSIGFYTSGQLFCEEYYTLAAIAHGAIGTNHLDGNTRLCTATAAAALKETFGCDGQPGSYTDVDHADVIALYGHNVAETQSVLWSRMLDRLAGPNPPSLLCVDPRDTPVARAATVHLAPLPGTNLALMNALLHEIIARDWVDHDYVDRCTVGFDQLAALVADYPPERAAEICRVPAARIREAAALLGGAQRLLSTVLQGFYQSHQATAAAVQVNNINLVRGMLGRPGCGVLQMNGQPTAENTRECGADGDLTGFRNWANDAHVAELADLWNLEVKQIPHYAPPTHAMQIFRYAENGSLRLLWVSATNPAVSLPDLARIRSILSQDRLFLVVQDAFLTETAELADVVLPAAMWGEKTGVFTNADRTVHLSEKAVDPPGQARPDLDIFLDYARRMDFRDRDGQPFPSWHDAETAFEAWKRASAGRPCDYSGLSYGKLRERAIQWPCDAEHPDGTERLYADGKFFAQPGYCEDYGRDLVTGAPADQNEYHAFNPDGKAMLKAAEYVPPHEMPSAEHPFALITGRTIYQFHTRTKTGRVPQLRDAAPEVWVEMSEQDAKAHDLSEGDLAEITTPRGAVRARVRIRGIRDGVLFLPFHYGYWDTGDQSGRHRAANELTITDWDPVSKQPLFKTAAAAIRRAEGAR, from the coding sequence GTGCGACGAGACGCGATCGCCGATCCGTGGGGCGCCCGCACGCCCTACGGACCGGGACAGTCGTGGCCCGTGCGGGTCGATTCCCAGCTCGCCGACGGCCTGACCGAGGACGACGTCGACCGGTGGGTCCCGACGGCGGCGGTCCTGCACTCCAACGGCGACGGCCTCGAACTGGCCGTCAAGGACGGCCGCCTCGTCGGCGTCCGCGGCCGCGCCGAAGACCGGGTCAACCGCGGCCGCGTCGACCCGAAGGACCTCTACGGCTGGCAGGCCAACGCCTCGCCGGACCGGCTCACCACCCCGCTGGTCCGCCGGGACGGGCGGCTCGTCGAGGCGAGCTGGGACGAGGCGATGGGCCTGGTCGCCGACCGCAGCCGGGCCCTGCTGGACGAGCGCGGCCCCAGCTCGATCGGCTTCTACACCAGCGGCCAGCTCTTCTGCGAGGAGTACTACACGCTCGCCGCGATCGCGCACGGCGCCATCGGCACCAACCACCTCGACGGCAACACCCGCCTGTGCACCGCGACCGCGGCCGCCGCGCTCAAGGAGACCTTCGGCTGCGACGGTCAGCCCGGCTCCTACACCGACGTCGACCACGCCGACGTCATCGCCCTCTACGGCCACAACGTCGCCGAGACGCAGAGCGTGCTGTGGAGCCGGATGCTCGACCGGCTCGCCGGCCCGAACCCGCCGTCGCTGTTGTGCGTCGACCCGCGGGACACCCCGGTCGCGCGGGCGGCCACCGTGCACCTGGCGCCCCTGCCGGGCACGAACCTGGCCCTGATGAACGCGTTGCTGCACGAGATCATCGCCCGCGACTGGGTCGACCACGACTACGTGGACCGGTGCACCGTGGGCTTCGACCAGCTCGCCGCGCTCGTCGCGGACTACCCGCCCGAACGCGCGGCCGAGATCTGCCGAGTCCCGGCCGCGCGCATCCGGGAGGCCGCGGCTCTGCTGGGCGGCGCACAGCGGCTGCTGTCCACCGTGCTGCAGGGCTTCTACCAGTCCCACCAGGCCACCGCCGCGGCCGTGCAGGTGAACAACATCAACCTGGTCCGCGGCATGCTCGGCCGCCCCGGGTGCGGGGTCCTGCAGATGAACGGGCAGCCCACGGCCGAGAACACCCGCGAATGCGGCGCCGACGGCGACCTCACCGGGTTCCGCAACTGGGCCAACGACGCGCACGTCGCCGAACTGGCGGACCTGTGGAACCTCGAGGTGAAGCAGATCCCGCACTACGCCCCGCCGACGCACGCGATGCAGATCTTCCGCTACGCCGAGAACGGCAGCCTGCGCCTGCTGTGGGTGTCGGCCACCAACCCCGCGGTGTCGCTGCCCGACCTCGCGCGCATCCGGTCCATCCTGTCCCAGGACCGGTTGTTCCTCGTGGTCCAGGACGCGTTCCTGACCGAGACCGCCGAGCTGGCCGACGTGGTGCTGCCCGCGGCGATGTGGGGCGAGAAGACGGGCGTGTTCACCAACGCCGACCGCACCGTGCACCTGTCGGAGAAGGCCGTCGACCCGCCCGGGCAGGCGCGGCCGGACCTGGACATCTTCCTCGACTACGCCCGGCGCATGGACTTCCGCGACCGCGACGGGCAGCCGTTCCCGTCCTGGCACGACGCGGAGACGGCGTTCGAGGCGTGGAAGCGAGCCAGCGCCGGACGGCCGTGCGACTACAGCGGGCTCAGCTACGGCAAGCTGCGTGAGCGCGCGATCCAGTGGCCGTGCGACGCCGAACACCCCGACGGCACCGAACGGCTCTACGCCGACGGGAAGTTCTTCGCCCAGCCCGGCTACTGCGAGGACTACGGGCGCGACCTGGTCACCGGCGCGCCCGCCGACCAGAACGAGTACCACGCGTTCAACCCGGACGGCAAGGCCATGCTCAAGGCGGCGGAGTACGTGCCGCCGCACGAGATGCCGTCCGCGGAGCACCCGTTCGCGTTGATCACCGGGCGGACGATCTACCAGTTCCACACCCGCACCAAGACCGGCCGGGTGCCGCAACTGCGCGACGCGGCTCCCGAGGTGTGGGTCGAGATGTCCGAACAGGACGCGAAGGCGCACGATCTGTCCGAAGGGGACCTCGCCGAGATCACCACACCACGTGGCGCGGTCCGCGCCCGGGTGCGGATCCGCGGCATCCGGGACGGGGTGCTGTTCCTGCCGTTCCACTACGGCTACTGGGACACCGGCGACCAGTCCGGACGGCACCGGGCGGCCAACGAGCTCACGATCACCGACTGGGACCCGGTGTCCAAGCAGCCGCTGTTCAAGACCGCGGCGGCCGCGATCCGCCGCGCGGAGGGGGCCCGATGA
- a CDS encoding MSMEG_0568 family radical SAM protein, whose amino-acid sequence MKTDNLDARTDLAVHGVRWDAPVRRSKGAGPSDDGHLVVDGANAALPLNPDSPYTLRDGRVYKGRIDLGITVEPVSRPKFYDLTTADGVPYRKIALLHGRDVLATTVVQTCIRYAEDQRCRFCTIEESLKAGDTVAAKTPAQLAEVAEAAVRLDGVRQMVMTTGTTAGPDRGARHLVRCVKAVLNAVPGLPVQVQIEPPGELSVIADLRAAGATSIGIHVESLDDEVRRRWMPGKGSVPLAEYEAAWDEAVRVFGRNKVSTYLLIGLGEDPDELVDGAARLIERGVYPFVVPMRPMAGTLARRDGVPGPPASLVRDVSERVAKLLREADMRGADQEAGCAACGACGVLSAAGA is encoded by the coding sequence GTGAAGACCGACAACCTGGACGCCCGGACCGACCTCGCGGTGCACGGGGTGCGCTGGGACGCGCCCGTGCGGCGCAGCAAGGGCGCCGGCCCGAGCGACGACGGGCACCTCGTCGTCGACGGTGCGAACGCGGCGCTGCCGCTGAACCCGGACAGCCCCTACACCCTGCGCGACGGCCGCGTCTACAAAGGACGGATCGACCTCGGGATCACCGTGGAACCGGTGTCCCGCCCGAAGTTCTACGACCTGACCACCGCGGACGGCGTGCCGTACCGCAAGATCGCGCTGCTGCACGGGCGGGACGTGCTCGCCACGACCGTCGTGCAGACGTGCATCCGCTACGCCGAGGATCAGCGCTGCCGGTTCTGCACCATCGAGGAATCGCTCAAGGCCGGGGACACCGTCGCGGCGAAGACCCCGGCGCAGCTGGCCGAGGTCGCCGAGGCCGCGGTCCGGCTCGACGGGGTGCGGCAGATGGTGATGACCACCGGCACCACGGCGGGCCCGGACCGCGGCGCCCGGCACCTCGTCCGCTGCGTCAAGGCGGTCCTCAATGCGGTCCCGGGCCTGCCGGTGCAGGTGCAGATCGAACCGCCCGGCGAACTGTCCGTGATCGCCGACCTGCGCGCGGCGGGCGCGACCTCGATCGGCATCCACGTGGAGTCGCTGGACGACGAGGTCCGGCGACGGTGGATGCCGGGCAAGGGGTCGGTGCCGCTGGCCGAGTACGAGGCCGCGTGGGACGAGGCGGTGCGGGTGTTCGGCCGCAACAAGGTCTCCACCTACCTGCTGATCGGCCTCGGCGAGGACCCGGACGAACTGGTCGACGGCGCGGCGCGGCTGATCGAGCGGGGCGTGTACCCGTTCGTGGTGCCGATGCGGCCGATGGCCGGCACCCTCGCGCGGCGGGACGGCGTGCCCGGCCCGCCCGCGTCGCTGGTGCGCGACGTGAGCGAGCGGGTCGCGAAGTTGTTGCGGGAGGCGGACATGCGCGGCGCGGACCAGGAAGCCGGGTGCGCGGCCTGCGGGGCGTGTGGCGTGCTGAGCGCGGCGGGTGCCTGA
- a CDS encoding MSMEG_0572/Sll0783 family nitrogen starvation response protein, producing MSELTETEQQSLNEIPHPSLPEGSSIYGGTKVFPDYQAEPGQSYFTLVHGIAHESSVSFVAILQATRALRKGFESAIYFYGPGSMNAMATRGFPTTGNSAFPGEHNINDQLKTFIKEGGKVYCCRFGLSLHGLREEDLIEGVIPTHPLDVQDALIHYARKGAIINSTYMW from the coding sequence GTGTCCGAGCTGACCGAGACCGAGCAGCAGAGCCTCAACGAGATCCCGCACCCGTCGCTGCCGGAGGGCTCCAGCATCTACGGCGGCACCAAGGTGTTCCCGGACTACCAGGCCGAGCCCGGCCAGTCGTACTTCACGCTCGTGCACGGCATCGCGCACGAGTCGTCGGTGAGTTTCGTGGCGATCCTGCAGGCCACCCGCGCGCTGCGCAAGGGCTTCGAGTCCGCCATCTACTTCTACGGGCCCGGCTCGATGAACGCCATGGCCACCCGCGGTTTCCCGACCACCGGCAACTCCGCCTTCCCCGGCGAGCACAACATCAACGACCAGCTCAAGACGTTCATCAAGGAGGGCGGCAAGGTCTACTGCTGCCGCTTCGGCCTGTCCCTGCACGGGTTGCGGGAGGAGGACCTGATCGAGGGCGTCATCCCGACGCACCCGCTGGACGTGCAGGACGCGCTCATCCACTACGCCCGCAAGGGGGCGATCATCAACTCGACCTACATGTGGTGA
- a CDS encoding DHA2 family efflux MFS transporter permease subunit: protein MDPSTTARAEKLDREVVVTGLVVVCGLIMVVFDTTIVNVALGTVSRQLGANLSTAQWIVTGYLLAVGLVIPLTGWAVDRFGTKPVWILSVVLFAAGSALCASAWSIESLIAFRVVQGLGGGMLLPGGQTIITRAAGPARLGRAMAILGVPMLLGPVFGPVLGGLLVEYTSWHWIFLVNVPVAACAVALAVWKLPGGGEAEHPGRIDVRGLVLLSGSLVVLLYGLSRASSQGGFGHWSVLAWLIAGGAGLALYTWHSLARGPASLIDVRLFTDRYFTAGTVTIFLVAVALFGGLLLLPLYYQTVRGEGALAAGLLLAPQGLGAMVAMPLAGRLTDRVGAGFVVPVGIVLALLGTAPLGMLGTGTSYGWLSAVLFVRGLGLGSVMMPTFAAAYAQLDPRAVSRAAPTLSAIQQIGASLGSALLVTALTQHLTGELTARGIPAVGAGANQITSMPPAVRATVAPILAESFGFAFWVAFGMTAALIVPALLLPRHPRRSVSASPMAPGA, encoded by the coding sequence ATGGATCCCTCCACCACCGCGCGTGCGGAGAAGCTCGATCGCGAGGTCGTCGTCACCGGGCTCGTGGTCGTGTGCGGGCTCATCATGGTCGTGTTCGACACCACGATCGTCAACGTCGCGCTGGGGACCGTGAGCCGCCAGCTCGGCGCGAACCTGTCCACGGCCCAGTGGATCGTGACCGGGTACCTGCTGGCGGTGGGGCTGGTCATCCCGCTCACCGGGTGGGCCGTGGACCGGTTCGGGACCAAACCGGTGTGGATCTTGTCGGTGGTGTTGTTCGCCGCGGGTTCGGCCCTGTGCGCGAGCGCCTGGTCGATCGAGAGCCTGATCGCGTTCCGCGTCGTGCAGGGTCTCGGTGGCGGCATGCTCCTGCCGGGCGGGCAGACGATCATCACGCGGGCCGCCGGGCCGGCGCGGCTGGGGCGGGCGATGGCGATCCTCGGGGTGCCGATGCTGCTCGGGCCGGTCTTCGGCCCGGTGCTCGGCGGCCTGCTGGTCGAGTACACCAGCTGGCACTGGATCTTCCTCGTCAACGTGCCGGTGGCGGCGTGCGCGGTCGCGCTGGCGGTGTGGAAGCTGCCCGGGGGCGGCGAGGCGGAGCACCCCGGCCGGATCGACGTGCGCGGTCTCGTCCTGCTGTCCGGGAGCCTCGTCGTCCTGCTCTACGGCCTGTCGCGGGCCAGCTCCCAGGGCGGTTTCGGGCACTGGAGCGTGCTCGCCTGGCTCATCGCCGGTGGCGCCGGACTCGCGCTGTACACGTGGCACAGCCTTGCCCGGGGGCCCGCCTCGCTGATCGACGTGCGGCTGTTCACCGACCGGTACTTCACCGCCGGCACGGTGACGATCTTCCTCGTGGCCGTCGCGCTGTTCGGCGGCCTGCTCCTGCTGCCGCTGTACTACCAGACCGTGCGGGGTGAAGGTGCCCTGGCCGCGGGCCTGCTGCTCGCCCCGCAGGGACTCGGCGCGATGGTGGCGATGCCGCTCGCCGGCAGGCTGACCGACCGGGTCGGGGCGGGCTTCGTCGTGCCGGTGGGCATCGTGCTCGCGCTGCTCGGGACCGCGCCGCTGGGCATGCTCGGGACCGGCACCTCGTACGGGTGGCTGAGCGCGGTGCTGTTCGTGCGTGGCCTGGGGCTGGGTTCGGTGATGATGCCGACGTTCGCCGCCGCGTACGCGCAGCTCGACCCGCGCGCCGTGTCCCGTGCCGCGCCGACGCTGTCGGCGATCCAGCAGATCGGGGCGTCGCTGGGCAGCGCGCTGCTCGTGACCGCGCTGACCCAGCACCTCACCGGCGAACTCACCGCGCGCGGCATCCCCGCGGTCGGCGCCGGGGCGAACCAGATCACCTCGATGCCGCCCGCCGTGAGGGCGACGGTGGCCCCGATCCTGGCCGAGTCGTTCGGTTTCGCGTTCTGGGTGGCGTTCGGCATGACCGCGGCGCTGATCGTCCCCGCGCTCCTGCTGCCCCGCCACCCCCGGCGAAGCGTGAGCGCAAGCCCGATGGCGCCCGGCGCCTGA
- a CDS encoding 2,3-butanediol dehydrogenase, translated as MKAARFHGPGDIRIDEVPDPRVGPGQVEVSVDWCGICGTDLHEYLEGPIFIPPAGSPHPLTGVGLPVVMGHEFAGVVSAVGPGVNGIAEGDRVAVEPYHVCGKCAACQAGRYNICRNLGFIGLSGNEGGFAERCVVDQRWIHQLGDLPTDIGALVEPLAVGYHAVRLSGIPEGGTAAVYGAGPIGLVTAAALKARGAGRVIVVEPAAARKAKAGPAGADVVIDPTTDDATEAIRDLTDGAGADVAFECAGIDAVLASAISSVRPGGTVVNVAIWGHVPRVAVNDLVMSEINLVGSLAYCGDHAGTIALLREGKVDASQFITGRITLDDLVDGGFRELIDNKEDNVKILVSPREQLA; from the coding sequence ATGAAAGCCGCACGGTTCCACGGTCCCGGCGACATCCGGATCGACGAGGTGCCCGACCCGAGGGTGGGGCCAGGACAGGTGGAGGTCTCGGTCGACTGGTGCGGCATCTGCGGCACCGACCTGCACGAATACCTGGAGGGCCCGATCTTCATCCCGCCGGCCGGCTCACCGCACCCGCTCACCGGGGTCGGGCTGCCCGTGGTGATGGGCCACGAGTTCGCGGGCGTGGTGTCCGCGGTCGGGCCGGGCGTCAACGGCATCGCCGAAGGCGACCGCGTCGCCGTCGAGCCCTACCACGTGTGCGGCAAGTGCGCCGCCTGCCAGGCCGGGCGCTACAACATCTGCCGGAACCTCGGCTTCATCGGCCTGTCCGGCAACGAAGGCGGCTTCGCCGAACGGTGCGTGGTCGACCAGCGCTGGATCCACCAGCTCGGCGACCTGCCCACCGACATCGGCGCCCTGGTCGAACCACTGGCGGTGGGCTACCACGCGGTGCGGCTGTCCGGGATCCCCGAGGGCGGCACCGCGGCCGTGTACGGCGCGGGCCCGATCGGTCTCGTCACCGCCGCCGCGCTCAAGGCCCGCGGCGCCGGCCGGGTGATCGTGGTGGAACCGGCCGCCGCCCGCAAGGCGAAGGCCGGACCCGCGGGCGCGGACGTCGTCATCGACCCCACGACCGACGACGCGACCGAGGCGATCCGGGACCTGACCGACGGCGCGGGGGCCGACGTGGCGTTCGAATGCGCCGGCATCGACGCGGTCCTGGCGTCGGCGATCTCGTCGGTGCGCCCCGGCGGGACCGTGGTCAACGTCGCGATCTGGGGCCACGTGCCGCGGGTGGCGGTCAACGACCTGGTGATGAGCGAGATCAACCTGGTCGGCTCGCTGGCCTACTGCGGCGACCACGCAGGCACCATCGCGCTGCTGCGCGAGGGCAAGGTCGACGCGTCGCAGTTCATCACCGGCCGGATCACCCTCGACGACCTGGTCGACGGCGGGTTCCGGGAGCTGATCGACAACAAGGAGGACAACGTCAAGATCCTCGTCTCACCCCGGGAGCAGCTCGCCTGA
- a CDS encoding MSMEG_0570 family nitrogen starvation response protein: MGRKPVPEIVFRVRWPDASVQQCYSPSTVVEEFFVPGDSYPVAEFVDRSRTALNQASERVRRIYGFGCAQAAAQLADIEARAKSFDDGRVVVEGFER; this comes from the coding sequence ATGGGGAGGAAACCCGTGCCGGAGATTGTCTTTCGCGTTCGTTGGCCCGACGCCTCCGTTCAGCAATGCTACTCGCCCTCCACGGTCGTGGAGGAGTTCTTCGTCCCCGGGGACAGCTACCCGGTCGCCGAGTTCGTCGACCGCAGCCGCACCGCGCTGAACCAGGCCTCGGAACGCGTGCGCCGCATCTACGGGTTCGGCTGCGCGCAGGCCGCGGCCCAGCTGGCCGACATCGAAGCCCGCGCGAAGTCGTTCGACGACGGCCGGGTCGTGGTCGAGGGGTTCGAGCGATGA
- a CDS encoding MSMEG_0569 family flavin-dependent oxidoreductase, with protein MNGHHTVVVVGGGQAGLSASHCLSARGIDHVVLERDTAGHEWADRRWDSFCLVTPNWQCRLPGFPYPGDDPDGFMVRDEIVAYLRAYRNAFDFPLIEGIEATRLRRTGRGFQVSTVSTSEGELTADHVVLATGPYQVPLIPRMAERLPSDVVQVHSADYRNPEQLPPGEVLVVGTGQSGCQIAEDLHLAGRRVHLAVGSAPRVARRYRGRDVVAWLDDMGYYRRGIDEFADADAVRFRANHYVTGRDGGRDIDLRAFARDGMRLYGRLTGINGGRLTFAQDLSHNLDAADAVSEGIKDSIDTWITAHAIDAPHEDRYVPVWQPDTEPSELDLHTSGITSVVWSTGFGRDHRWIEVPVFDGRGYPTHERGVTSCPGLYFIGLPWQHTWGSGRFCGVADDAEYLAAHIASTSRRTDGLHWIAGTPESTYPADEYWTAPRTVA; from the coding sequence ATGAACGGCCACCACACGGTCGTCGTGGTCGGCGGCGGTCAGGCCGGCCTGTCGGCGAGCCACTGCCTGTCCGCCCGCGGCATCGACCACGTCGTGCTGGAGCGCGACACCGCGGGCCACGAGTGGGCCGACCGCCGCTGGGACTCGTTCTGCCTGGTCACCCCGAACTGGCAGTGCCGCCTGCCCGGGTTCCCCTACCCCGGCGACGATCCCGACGGGTTCATGGTGCGCGACGAGATCGTCGCCTACCTGCGCGCCTACCGGAACGCCTTCGACTTCCCGCTCATCGAAGGGATCGAGGCGACCCGGCTGCGCCGCACCGGACGCGGGTTCCAGGTGTCCACAGTGTCCACATCGGAGGGTGAGCTCACCGCCGACCACGTCGTGCTCGCCACCGGCCCGTACCAGGTGCCGCTGATCCCGCGGATGGCCGAACGGCTGCCCTCGGACGTGGTGCAGGTCCACTCCGCGGACTACCGCAACCCCGAACAACTACCGCCGGGTGAGGTGCTCGTCGTCGGCACCGGCCAGTCCGGCTGCCAGATCGCCGAAGACCTGCACCTGGCCGGCCGCCGCGTGCACCTGGCCGTGGGCAGCGCGCCGCGCGTGGCCCGCCGCTACCGGGGCCGCGACGTCGTGGCCTGGCTGGACGACATGGGCTACTACCGGCGCGGCATCGACGAGTTCGCCGACGCCGACGCCGTCCGCTTCCGCGCCAACCACTACGTCACCGGCCGCGACGGCGGACGCGACATCGACCTGCGCGCCTTCGCCCGCGACGGCATGCGACTCTACGGCCGGCTCACCGGAATCAACGGCGGGCGGCTGACCTTCGCCCAGGACCTGAGCCACAACCTCGACGCCGCCGACGCCGTCTCCGAAGGCATCAAGGACTCCATCGACACCTGGATCACCGCCCACGCCATCGACGCGCCCCACGAGGACCGGTACGTCCCGGTGTGGCAGCCGGACACCGAACCGTCCGAACTGGACCTCCACACCAGCGGAATCACCTCCGTCGTGTGGAGCACCGGCTTCGGCCGCGACCACCGCTGGATCGAGGTGCCGGTGTTCGACGGCCGCGGCTACCCCACCCACGAGCGCGGCGTCACCAGCTGCCCCGGCCTGTACTTCATCGGCCTGCCCTGGCAGCACACCTGGGGCTCGGGCCGGTTCTGCGGCGTCGCCGACGACGCGGAGTACCTGGCCGCGCACATCGCCTCCACCAGCCGCCGCACCGACGGGCTGCACTGGATCGCGGGCACCCCGGAGAGCACCTACCCGGCCGACGAGTACTGGACCGCGCCCCGGACGGTGGCCTGA